In Arvicola amphibius chromosome 13, mArvAmp1.2, whole genome shotgun sequence, a genomic segment contains:
- the LOC119800064 gene encoding proton-transporting V-type ATPase complex assembly regulator TMEM9-like has product MKLLCLVAAVGCLLVPPAQANKVRESSEDIRCKCICPPYRNISGHIYNQNVSQKDCSCLHVVEPMPMPGHNVDAHCLLCECRYEEGSTTTIKVIVVVCLSVVGVLLLCRAFLMLVDPLIRKPDAYTEQLHNEEENEDARSMAAAAASIGGPRANTVLERVEGAQQQWKLQVQEQRKTVFDKNKMLS; this is encoded by the coding sequence ATGAAGCTGCTGTGTCTGGTGGCTGCGGTGGGGTGCTTATTGGTGCCCCCAGCTCAAGCCAACAAGGTGAGGGAGAGCTCTGAAGATATCCGATGCAAATGTATCTGTCCACCGTATAGAAACATCAGTGGGCACATTTACAACCAGAATGTGTCTCAGAAGGACTGCAGCTGCCTGCATGTGGTGGAGCCCATGCCCATGCCTGGCCACAATGTGGACGCCCACTGCCTGCTCTGCGAGTGCAGGTACGAGGAAGggagcaccaccaccatcaaggTCATCGTGGTCGTCTGCCTGTCTGTGGTGGGGGTGCTCTTACTCTGCAGGGCCTTCCTGATGCTAGTGGACCCCTTGATTCGAAAGCCAGACGCTTACACTGAGCAGCTGCACaatgaagaggaaaatgaggaTGCACGTTCcatggcagcagcagctgcatcCATTGGAGGACCCCGAGCAAACACTGTCCTGGAGCGAGTAGAAGGCGCTCAGCAGCAATGGAAGCTGCAGGTGCAGGAGCAGAGGAAGACAGTCTTCGACAAGAACAAGATGCTCAGTTAG